GTCGGTGAGCTGGTCGAGGTGGGTCTGGCGGCGCAGGATGAGCATCTCTTTGGCGGCGGCGATGTCGTCCACCGTCACCGCCTGCGTCGCAGCAGGAACCAGTTCTTCCACCGCCGTCTTGGCCAGGGCGTTGACCAACCAGGGCTGCCCGCGCGTGAGATGCCAGACCTCGGCGAGCGCGTCATCGGTAAAGACCTGGCCGGTCTCGGCGGTGTGCTGACGCAGCAGCGTTGCGACTTCGTCTGCCGTGAAGTTGCGCAGGAGGATCGAGCGCACGGCGATATTGAACGGGCTGGGCGTGCCCAGGTAGGGGCTGCCGCCCGATTTAACCTTGTAGTCGCGGACGTCGCGCAGCCCCACCAGGGCGACCACCGCCGGAAACGAGCGGGGGCGCCAACGAAAACCGGCGCGCAACTGGCGCAGCACCGAGATCAGGACGTGGTCTTGCAACGCGTCAATCTCATCCAGGAAGATGACGAGCGGCCGCGTGCTTTGCTGCGCCCAGGCGTTGAGCGCGGCGCCGATCTGCTGTCCTTCCTCGCCCTTCGGCCAGGGTGGAGGACGCAACTCCAGGGGCAGATCGTGCGCTGTGGAAAGCTGCCAGTTGATCAGGATGGCGCGTTCGGCCGCGCCCAGATCATCCGGCAGCCCGGCGCCGACCTCCATCGTCAGCACGGCGGCGGTATATCGGCCCGCGGCGGTCAACTCCTGCGCCAGCGCCAGCAGCGCCGTCGTCTTGCCCGTCTGCCGCGGGGCGTGGATGACGAAATAGCTCTGCGTCTCGATCAGGCGCATGACGTTTTCTTCCAGCAGCCGGGCCGCGGCTGGCAGCATGTAGTGGTATTCAGGGTCGCAGGGGCCGCCGGTGTTGAAGAATTTCGTCGTCATGTTGTATGCCACCTCACGTGTACACCCGCCGGGCTATGCCTCGGGCGGGCAGCGTCAGTGTCGCTGAACCGTCCAGCAGACTGGTCAGACGAGCGTTCGTTGCCTGCATTATACCACACCTCCCGTGCGCACCGGCGCCGGAACCGACGGCTCGACCCTTCTTTGCTGACGCTGCCGCGGA
This genomic window from Caldilineales bacterium contains:
- a CDS encoding ATP-binding protein — encoded protein: MTTKFFNTGGPCDPEYHYMLPAAARLLEENVMRLIETQSYFVIHAPRQTGKTTALLALAQELTAAGRYTAAVLTMEVGAGLPDDLGAAERAILINWQLSTAHDLPLELRPPPWPKGEEGQQIGAALNAWAQQSTRPLVIFLDEIDALQDHVLISVLRQLRAGFRWRPRSFPAVVALVGLRDVRDYKVKSGGSPYLGTPSPFNIAVRSILLRNFTADEVATLLRQHTAETGQVFTDDALAEVWHLTRGQPWLVNALAKTAVEELVPAATQAVTVDDIAAAKEMLILRRQTHLDQLTDKLREPRVQRIIEPLLAGATLGDTPTDDLDYVVDLGLAMRERGNGLQIANPIYREVIPRALTSATEASLPTLHPTWLTADNQLDPDRLLAAFLAFWRQHGQPLLKSAPYHEIAPHLVLMAFLHRVVNGNGVIEREYAIGSRRMALLVRYGAARLALELKVWRDGAKDPLTEGLAQLDGYLDGLGLPTGWLVIFDQRSGLPDIAERTTTLPVTTPAGRTVTLVRA